From a region of the Panicum virgatum strain AP13 chromosome 2K, P.virgatum_v5, whole genome shotgun sequence genome:
- the LOC120665251 gene encoding uncharacterized protein LOC120665251, translating to MKAYPARTPRADGGGRCRLTAIGGGRGRYTRAARKTRGQSRGDRTTECGPRSQPRAAHLYTGGAGRRSWRGGVIGEAGRGAGVLASAMEPHCRRHGDERPQSLSLEDMATGTSQADGDCGERASEPWWASTPPGGMGSPINGWMCRRVRKDGSCWALWARFFSRELTGFGYGPSFSEVKSELK from the exons ATGAAAG CCTATCCGGCACGGACTCCCCGTGCGGACGGGGGCGGCCGTTGCAGATTGACAGCCATCGGAGGCGGGCGAGGCCGCTACACCCGGGCGGCGAGGAAGACCAGAGGCCAGAGCAGAGGCGACCGGACGACGGAGTGCGGGCCACGGAGCCAGCCACGGGCGGCGCACCTTTACACGGGCGGAGCCGGCCGACGGAGTTGGAGAGGCGGAGTGATCGGAGAAGCAGGTCGTGGAGCCGGAGTCTTGGCGTCCGCCATGGAGCCGCACTGCCGTAGACATGGCGACGAGCGGCCGCAGAGCTTAAGCCTGGAGGATATGGCGACCGGCACATCTCAGGCGGATGGGGATtgcggcgagcgagcgagcgaaccATGGTGGGCCTCGACGCCTCCTGGGGGCATGGGCAGCCCAATCAATGGATGGATGTGCAGGAGAGTTAGGAAGGATGGATCTTGCTGGGCTCTATGGGCCAG GTTCTTTTCAAGGGAACTCACTGGCTTCGGCTATGGGCCAAGTTTCAGCGAAGTGAAGAGCGAACTCAAATGA
- the LOC120695040 gene encoding uncharacterized protein LOC120695040 encodes MAAYVKQLNMVDRFLWLGKHRLLRPKVKPKGSKDTNRRTTDMAPGGIKHRSKRVFVEQHPTRNTRSKKSIAQPGTSPTPSDVAPPLLSHVSQPGEVGGSVEGHRQTSVEANGSTQIDNNYMGNGNDGFAQFVDSMTNQGEGLTQSSGENQIGNEVVNERRERGVNMGHGLQRMNLSRRGKLPVVITEGRIRPVVPIVAAKFATECNIAVRNHVLVLKHWKEYKNQLGLFELFKGKLSAKFDINTSDAAVEKACSQMMKNALRQQRYRLNKKYFDPFPLHMVRKTSPIKSVSDKQWNDLVEYWKDPKRMEASEKCKESRSKVKFHQTTGSRSYMVHVEILGDKYIDQEPDALDLFKECHYSKKKKGYTSTVQLAITQMENKLSTPVEGEQPMSTTQAVADVLAENAKKNKFLQNAGIQNAQPRSSAQIIEAQLEVERTANAELRSLVNIQHEQMDVLTKQVHEAELARIREQEEMKKKQDAMDAKLELMLRQIQPS; translated from the exons ATGGCCGCGTACGTAAAGCAGCTTAACATGGTTGACCGATTCCTCTGGCTTGGTAAACACCGCCTCCTTCGGCCCAAAGTCAAACCGAAGGGATCAAAGGACACTAACAGAAGAACTACTGATATGGCTCCTGGTGGAATCAAACATCGATCTAAGAGAGTTTTTGTAGAGCAACATCCTACTAGAAATACAAGGTCAAAGAAAAGCATTGCTCAGCCTGGCACGAGTCCAACACCAAGTGACGTCGCACCTCCATTGCTATCTCATGTGAGCCAACCTGGagaagttggtggcagcgttgAAGGCCACAGACAAACTAGTGTTGAAG CTAATGGCTCTACCCAGATTGACAACAACTACATGGGCAATGGAA ATGATGGCTTTGCCCAGTTTGTCGATAGCATGACCAACCAAGGTGAAGGCCTTACCCAGTCTAGTGGAGAGAACCAGATTGGAAATGAAG TAGTAAATGAGCGTCGGGAAAGGGGAGTTAATATGGGACATGGTCTCCAAAGGATGAATCTATCTCGACGTGGCAAACTGCCAGTGGTCATTACTGAAGGAAGGATAAGGCCTGTGGTACCAATTGTTGCTGCAAAGTTTGCAACTGAATGCAACATTGCAGTGAGGAACCATGTACTTGTGCTTAAGCATTGGAAGGAATACAAGAACCAACTTGGGCTCTTTGAGTTGTTTAAAGGAAAACTCAGT GCAAAGTTTGATATCAATACAAGTGATGCGGCAGTTGAAAAGGCTTGTTCTCAAATGATGAAGAATGCACTACGCCAACAACGATATAGGTTGAATAAAAAGTATTTTGATCCTTTTCCGCTACATATGGTGAGGAAAACATCTCCTATCAAATCAGTGTCTGATAAACAGTGGAATGACCTTGTGGAATATTGGAAAGATCCTAAAAGGATG GAGGCAAGTGAAAAGTGCAaagaaagccgaagcaaagtTAAGTTCCATCAAACAACTGGGTCTCGTAGCTACATGGTTCATGTAGAAATTTTG GGCGATAAGTACATAGATCAAGAACCAGATGCATTGGATTTGTTCAAGGAGTGCCACTacagcaagaaaaagaaaggctaCACTTCTACCGTACAGCTAGCTATT ACTCAAATGGAAAACAAGCTATCTACACCAGTAGAAGGTGAACAACCCATGTCTACGACTCAGGCTGTAGCTGATGTGCTTGCTGAGAACGCGAAGAAGAATAAGTTCCTTCAGAATGCGGGGATCCAAAATGCACAGCCTAGATCTAGTGCACAGATTATTGAAGCACAACTAGAAGTGGAGAGGACGGCAAATGCTGAGCTTCGATCACTTGTCAACATCCAGCATGAACAGATGGATGTATTGACAAAGCAAGTGCATGAAGCTGAACTGGCAAGGATAAGAGAGCAAGAGgagatgaagaagaagcaagatgCCATGGATGCAAAACTTGAGCTTATGCTACGTCAGATTCAACCAAGTTAA
- the LOC120665228 gene encoding protein LEAD-SENSITIVE 1-like → MDRITWYSSCIERWQLKRGDHIYCWRTRAGYSYSHHGIYESDQKVIQYCSASTFSSSSSSRQAGSNGSSALYPTSLFQIPLALSAMTQAQRTCIACREAERDGGVVISCLDCFTEGDNICLFVYSVPRWFRNVWLIGSPTQHTCLVEDEDPPETVLRRANNLLANHGDFSVDSYNFVTNNCQHFAIYSKTGRKLSRFN, encoded by the exons ATGGacaggattacatggtactCAAGCTGTATTGAACGGTGGCAGCTCAAACGCGGTGATCACATCTACTGCTGGCGCACGCGCGCTGGCTATTCCTACTCCCATCATG GGATCTACGAAAGCGACCAGAAGGTCATCCAGTACTGTAGCGCCAGTACattcagctcctcctcctcctcacgtCAGGCTGGTTCCAACGGTTCATCCGCCCTCTATCCCACGTCACTGTTCCAAATACCCCTCGCTCTGTCTGCGATGACGCAGGCTCAGCGAACCTGCATCGCCTGCCGTGAAGCTGAGCGTGATGGCGGCGTCGTCATCAGCTGCCTTGACTGCTTCACGGAAGGGGACAATATTTGCCTCTTCGTCTACTCAGTGCCCCGGTGGTTCCGTAATGTGTGGTTGATTGGTTCTCCAACTCAACATACCTGCCTCGTGGAAGATGAGGACCCCCCCGAGACAGTCTTGCGCCGCGCCAATAACCTGCTCGCCAACCACGGTGACTTCAGCGTCGACTCCTACAACTTTGTCACCAACAACTGCCAGCACTTTGCCATTTACAGCAAGACAGGGCGTAAGTTATCAAGGTTCAATTAA
- the LOC120695039 gene encoding atherin-like, with product MDFAHLPPITWTSLNCHGQHLAPCFLTILDSCTPGLSSYAVGAPSCFRVAAPLLRAQPHPRRCAIAPCVAPPRRAAAPAPPPHCVLCAAAPCGCSRAAPPCQRAAAPTPPLCAPEPRRPSRAATHRHRVRRSGPALLLLTAKAGTPPPLRPSGPARLLRAAAAGTALGLGQECALPRRQG from the coding sequence ATGGACTTCGCACATTTGCCACCGATAACATGGACTTCGCTTAATTGCCACGGACAACATTTGGCACCTTGTTTTCTTACCATTTTGGACTCTTGTACCCCTGGCCTTTCTTCATACGCAGTTGGCGCGCCCTCCTGCTTCCGTGTCGCCGCACCACTGCTCcgcgcgcagccgcacccgcgcCGTTGCGCCATTGCTCCGTGCGtcgcgccaccgcgccgtgctgctgctcccgcgccgccgccccactgcGTGCTCTGCGCTGCCGCGCCGTGCGGCTgctcccgcgccgcgccgccgtgccagcGCGCAGCCGCTCCTACACCGCCGCTCTGCGCGCCGGAGCCAAGGCGGCCCTCGCGCGCGGCTACTCACCGCCACCGCGTGCGGCGGTCGGGGCCAGCACTGCTGCTCCTCACCGCCAAGGCCGGcacgccccctcccctgcgtcCGTCAGGGCCGGCGCggctgctccgcgccgccgcggctggcaCGGCCCTAGGACTCGGCCAAGAGTGCGCGCTCCCACGCCGCCAGGGCTGA